One Ostrinia nubilalis chromosome 4, ilOstNubi1.1, whole genome shotgun sequence DNA window includes the following coding sequences:
- the LOC135071125 gene encoding uncharacterized protein LOC135071125 yields MSAREYPKVWKRFERTGEDGRMLRFEIEDIPEALWSTAVEFMLGNYIREDVWWVAAGTAKDLEAVQEYRVLLTSIVKQKMSLACFLTEEDGSGQTLVGVNMCLPQEKGRFVDHTPPKTKAGLLSLRMFAEAMKLTAIYDKYEANEYLMGAGLSVTPEYRGLGVAVELLKTRLDLSKSLGYKATGGIFTSAPAQRAAEKAGFECLHEISYKKFGKQCNISFNTETESLKIFAAGTM; encoded by the exons ATGTCTGCCCGAGAGTACCCCAAAGTATGGAAGCGGTTCGAAAGGACTGGCGAAGACGGGAGGATGCTGAGATTCGAAATCGAGGATATACCTGAAGCATTATGGAGTACTGCAGTGGAGTTTATGCTGGGAAATTATATTAGGGAAGACGTGTGGTGGGTGGCGGCTG GTACAGCGAAGGATTTGGAGGCTGTGCAGGAGTACAGAGTGTTGTTGACATCGATTGTGAAGCAGAAAATGAGTTTGGCGTGTTTTCTGACTGAAGAAGACGGCTCGGGGCAGACTCTCGTCGGGGTGAATATGTGCTTGCCACAAGAAAAGGGGCGCTTCGTCGATCACACACCG CCAAAAACAAAAGCCGGTCTGCTGTCACTGCGAATGTTCGCGGAAGCCATGAAGCTGACAGCGATTTATGACAAATACGAAGCGAATGAATATCTGATGGGCGCTGGCCTGTCCGTCACCCCGGAGTACAGAGGGCTGGGGGTAGCCGTTGAACTGCTGAAAACAAG GTTGGATCTATCTAAGTCATTGGGCTACAAAGCAACGGGTGGAATTTTCACCAGTGCGCCCGCGCAGCGTGCGGCTGAAAAAGCAGGCTTTGAGTGCTTGCACGagatttcatacaaaaagtttGGGAAACAGTGCAATATCTCATTCAACACTGAAACGGAAAGTTTGAAAATATTCGCTGCAGGCACTATGTAG